The genomic DNA TAACATAAGCAAGGGCTGAACAGATACAACAGATATAGCAGCAAAGACAGACACACTGCCTTATAGTATCAGTCATATTACCAATACTAAGTTTAAAATGGGGAGTAAGTACTGAGCTCCAAAATCTCCAAAGCACTCACAGTTCTCTTATTTTGTAGATTGATCCCAACAGTATTGCTGCAAAAGACGGCCGACTCCGAGAAGGGGATCGCATTATTCAGGTACATGTGTATGTGGCTGAAAGTCTGCTAACATACTATAACCTGCTACAGTGCCTTTATTTCAGTATAATTTTTACAAATCATTCCCTTCAGACTGCTATTCCAGTGCTTCCTTTTAACTTTTTGAGgctattttcctttcctctgccaTATCTCCCTCAGGTCTTGTTAGTCCTGGCCAGATAAAGCCCTGTGTTGGCCCTACTCTGTAGAGTAAGAGTTTTGTCAGCAGATGTCATCTGTTTACAGCACATATCCTGATACACCTTTAAGTCCTCCTTCTACCACAGAAACCCTCTGTTTTGGCCCAACTAATAATTCCTCTTTGCCGAATCTCTGCAGACAGCCCTGTTTATTCCCAGGGACATCAGTACTTGTTCAGCAGGCTGAACACCCAGTGCCGTGTGCCAGAATGAGTCCTTTCCCAAGTGCAACAACCCTGCACTATAGCTGCTTTGTCACAAGTGGTTTGTCTTCTGCACAGGCACTAACACAAGGGAAGGTTCACTTTCCATTCTGTCTCTGGAAGCAGCATCCACAGCCTCATCTGTCCCACATAAGGACGTTTCTTTCCATCCCCCACTACTGATGTTATGATTCTGTTCCTGCCCAATTCTGTCCTTGTAACAAGGCTCCGCACATCACGCACAGAGGTGTGAGCAGCTTCCCATGTCCATACCAACACTCTTGCCCAACACTTAAACACTTATCTGAAGAGCATGGCTGTAGGTGAACATGGACTGTGCCTGGCCCAAGCTGCACTGGCATCTACCCAGCCACGCTGTTCTGTAGAGCTCATCTCAGCAGCATTTGAGAATTCCTGTGAAAGGATTTCATTGTGTTGCCCTTTTCTTTAAAGATCAATGGCATAGAGGTACAGAACCGAGAAGAAGCTGTGGCACTTCTCACCAGTGAAGAGAGCAAGAATATCTCCCTACTTGTTGCAAGACCAGAAATTCAGGTACTGTAGCAACAACAAtaaccagagaaaaaaaacacaccaacaaaacaccaaacaacaaacagCCTCTTCTGAGTCTTAAGTAAGAGTTACTGTTTTGTAGAAAGCAGTTATAAGTTACCTAAATCTACCCAGTCTACCTAAAACCATATTATACTGTTTGACTGGACATACGTATGGTATAAAATAATGGAATTCAGCAGTCACAgtacttatattttttttttgtattaaggTTCAATTTATAAGATGTTACATGTGCTGCAATGCTATTATAAACACCAGTGCAAGGTCTTATGGGTGATTTCAAGCCATAGCTTTGAAGAACATACTGATCTCTAATTCCTATAACTATTGATTACTCATTCATTAAAACACCTATTATTTAGCCCTTTATACACTATCTCTTATTGTAGTTAAATACTGTCAAGAAGCATCCTCAGCTGTAATAAAAGGTTGAAccagatccctttgtagagcAGGGATTAGCACAACAAAGATGTTGAACAAACAGCCATGAGCACTATTGTTTGATCTGTCTCTGCTCCTCCTGCTGTGAGAGCAACTCTTGCCAGTGCACCTGCAGACCGGGGGTCAGGCTCACTGTCTGTCCTGTCAGCCCAGATGCATCTGATCTTTCCCTTGGGGATAATAGAGACAAGTAAAAAAGTCTCACAGAGCCCCAGGCAGCATTTGTACATCTTGCCCTTGACACTGCCTCACGACTAGTGTGTTAAGGCTTGGGCTCTGGAATATTTTTATACAGCACAAACCAAAACAGCCACAACTTTTTGAAGTATTTCCATGGATGAAAAGGATGGTTTTCTTTCATATATGAAGAGCCACTGAAGATAAAACCATGCTGCTGGAGATGGAGGAAGCTGTGGGGGGAGGTAGGATAGTCAATACTTGCACTTAGCACAAGTTGTGTGCTCCTTCCCAGGACGCAGCAGTGTCACAGAAAGGGATCTCTTAAGATTTCCCAATCACTTTCCAAAAAGAAGAAACATAATTTATGTCAGTCTTCATTCTTTTGACAACATTTGCTTTGATTTTCCCTGCCTTTTCACATAGCTGGatgaaggatggatggatgatgacagAAATGATTTTCTGGATGACTTGCACATGGACATGTTAGAGGAACAGCACCACCAGGCAATGCAATTTACTGCCAGCATGCTTCAGCAGGTACTGCCCCTCTGTTGTGCACTGATGTCAAAACTTCACATTGCACTCAATATTCCAATATTGAGCTTGACTCAATACATTTAGTGTCTCGAATGACAATCAAAGCAAAAGGACTTTCTCTAAAATCAAGATATTATGTGACTGAGAACTTTATCTCCAGtaccaaaatgttttaaaacgttagtttgttttttttttttactttacccCTTAGGATAACATGATCACAGTTGTTAGAATCCACTTTTCTGGCTGTAGCCATTGAGAGAAGTACAAGCTTGTTACGGCAGACAGAGGAGGCAGAGAGCTAACTTGTAAAATGTCCTGTTTGATAAGCACGCACATAGTGAAAACAGCCTGCCTCCCAAAACCTTAAAAACCAGATGGAGAACTTGAGCAAATGACTGAAATAAGGTCTATATATGgggagaaaagcaaaggaaaagtttTTACACAGCAAAGTTTATGCAGGGCCATAGATTTGGAGCTGGACTCTTGTTCTGCCATGATTAATGTAATCATACAAGTTCATGAACAGTTTTTCAGTTTTCATCTAGAGTTCTTGCTGAAGTTTTCTAAAACTCTACATCATCTGTGGGATTCACGTTTTCAGAAGGCACATATTCTCACTTTGGCACCACAGTAGAACTGGAAACTTTTGTGCACCTAAGTGGGAGAAGAAACATTTGGAAAATGTGACTTCTGCCATTGTTGCTACATAAATGAAAAGCAGATCTCACATTCTTCTGAAAAGTAAATCCACAGCAGGCTGTTTTCAGTCACCCTTTCTATGAGTTCTTAATAATACTCTTTCTGTACAAGTAAAAGATACAGGAAGTGTAAAAGTGTCAGAttaagaaaactattttaaaaactaccctgaaacATTTAATGTCCTTGCAATAATTTCTGTCTTTCCATTTTTGCTGTTAGAAAAAGCATGAGGAGGATGGAGGTACCACAGATACAGCCACTATTTTATCTAACCAGCACGAGAAGGACAGTGGCGTGGGGCGCACAGACGACAGCACCCGGAACGATGAGAGCTCCGAGCAGGAAAACAACGCGGATGATCACACCACCTCCTCCAACACTTTAGGGAGTGAGAAGAAGCTGACATACAGTCATGACACCCTGGGAAGTGGCGATATGCAGTTCAGCAATGAATCATTTATCTCGGCCGACTGCACAGATGTCGACTTCCTTGGCATCCCCGTAGACGAATGTGAGCGATTCCGGGAACTGCTGGAACTGAAGTGCCAGGTGAAATCTGCCAACCCTTACAGTCTGTATTATCATAACAGCACTCTGGATATGAGCAAAAGCGACCAAGAAAGTGTTGACAGAGAGCTGGAGATGCTGAATGAGGAGCTGCGCCATATCGAGCTAGAGTGCCTGAATATTGTGAGAGCTCATAAAATGCAGCAGCTGAAAGATCAGTACCGGGAGCCTTGGATGCTGCATAACAGTGGGTTCCGCAACTATAACACGAGCATCGATGTTCGCAGGCACGAGCTCTCAGACATTACGGAACTCCCCGAGAAGTCTGACAAGGACAGCTCGAGCGCATACAACACAGGCGAGAGCTGCCGCAGCACGCCGCTCACGCTGGAGATGTCCCCTGACAATTCGCTGCGCAGAACTGCAGAAGGCATTAACTGTCAGGGTAACGAGGGGGCAGCAGCATATAGCGTCtcccaaaataatttatttgctagCTCAGAAAGTCATGAATCCAGCACTAGTAAATCCCATGCCTCTGCTAAAGATCCCGACCTTGGCAAGCAGCTGGAAAGCAAGGAGAGAAAAGCCAGTGATGGAAGCAAAAGCCCTACTCATGGTCAAAAGCCTTCTGGCTCTTACGTCTCCCCATACCATCACTCTCCGTATAAACATGCTCATATTCCTGCCCACGCACAGCACTATCAGAGCTACATGCAGCTGATCCAACAGAAATCAGCAGTGGAATATGCACAGAGCCAGATGAGTCTGGTGAGTATGTGCAAAGACTTTAATTCAAGCCAGAGCGAACCAAGGATGGAGTGGAAAGTCAAGGTCAGAAGCGACGGGACCCGCTACATCACAAAGAGGCCAGTCAGGGACAGGCTGCTGAGAGAACGTGCCATAAAGATTAAGGAGGAGCGCAGTGGTATGACGACGGATGATGATGCCATAAGTGAAATGAAGATGGGCCGTTACTGGAGCAAGGAAGAGCGGAAGCAGCATTTGGTGAAAGCgaaggagcagaggaggaggcGCGAGTTCATGATGCAGAGCAGGTTAGATTGCTTAAAGGAACAGCAGGgtgcagaagaaaagaaagagatgaaTATCATTGAACTGAGCCACAAAAAAATGatgaagaagagaaataaaaaaatatttgacaatTGGATGACAATCCAAGAACTGCTAACCCATGGAACAAAGTCACCAGATGGCACACGGGTGTACAATTCCTTCCTGTCAGTAACTACTGTATAATCGCCATTGCTAAATTATGTACATAAAACACTACCATTGGGGTAGAAATAATGCCTCGTTCAATGTGGCAAGATTTTTGTATATAAGATACAGTCATCGAGTTTATAGTTCAAATACTGAACTCCACAACTGGGGGTGCCAGGATCTCCATCACAAAGCGGAGAGGAGACTTGCCCATCTCCTTCAAAGACAATATTAGCAGTGCTTTTTGGAATACTGATTGTACTTTTTTACTTGTTACCTTTTAGATGAAGTGTTTAAATATCAGAAATGTATTAACCATACTTACACAGGTAATTTGCTTTAACTATATTCATATTAAAAGGTACCCATGCTTTTctttacctaaaaaaaaaaaaaaaaaaaaaaaggaaaaaacccacaagagcAACTGCACATATGTATTTTTCGTGAAACCATATTTTGTGATATTATTTTGCTGTTGTTCACTTCTACACAGAGTGCTGTTTATCAATATTTAGCTCAAGGTTTAAACTCAGAATTAGAGTCATTCTCTTGCGATATTCAACATTTATCAAACAGCAGTTTTTAGAGTTATGCTcaacatttaaacatttttctttctaaggTTTCTGAAGAAAGTATATAGGTTTCATCTGAAAAGCCTGAAGCAAAGTACATTATACTGCAGCTTTAAAGGATTTTAAAGCATGTTTGCAAATGTTGCAACCTATTGAAAAAATGTGCATGTACAGCTAACTTGTTTATATAAGACAGTTTGTGGAATTTGAAAAACCCATGGTAGTAACTGTTTGCTTTATAGATTTGAATGTATTGAACTATAAAAGCAGTTTCATGAAGTCATCATTAGCTACAAACGTTAAcgagtaaaatgaaataaaataaattattgttttATATTCAAACTTCTGGTTTCAGCACGTAGAGTACTGTTTCCTCGAGCGTAGCTCCTGTGCTGCAGGAATGCCTGGACAGCCCAAGGGAGCCAAACCAAACAGGAAAATCTGCATTAAGACTTCACTGGGAATTTGGATTGAGGTTTTCTTGGGGGAAGGAGAGATGGAGGGAAGACGCAAGAGAGCAGTACAAGGAATATCAAGACTAGAATCAAGCAATGTAGTATCTTCAACTCATAAGGCATTTAGGATGACCTGTGAGAAAGAAATAGGACTTATGTTCTCctggtttgctttgtttggtgGTTTCTTAGTAGGATATAAAACTCACCTACAAACTTCAGTGAGGGTTTGCATTAAAAACAGCCAATACATACATTAAAGCACATATAAATTAAAGCGAACAAATATATAAATTACAAGAGATGTTGAAAAAGACAAAGTAATTGTCAAACATTAATCACActccttttcttgttttctatttCTAATTAAGAATTCAGGTATTAATTGGAATATTCTGCTGGATTGAAGCAAACAGACTCATTATGAACAGCTCCCAGGTTCTGCATCCCCTCCCCCATTTCCGCTTGCTCCCATAGAAAACTTGCTCCCAAACCCTTCTAACTTTTCATTCTGGATTTTCTATCATAACTATACTGAGCAAAAATTATAACCTTAATAACAGAAGAGTTGGAAGGGGAAAGATTAATTAACAGCTTCTTGGTGCCTTATGTTGTCTATTATCAAGAAGCAGACAACAGAGTTGTTCAGGAGTTTTTCCAGTCCCCTTGGGGATTAGCACTGAATGTACATCTACCATAATCCACAGTAAACTCTTTTACATACCCAAAAATGCATCTTTGGCCCATGTAAATTGTCACTGCCCCTTGAAATCTGGACACGCCAGTCAATAAGCCTCTGTAAATTGATCTTGAAACATTATTGTCCTTTGGGATAAAGCACTAGTCTGACTGCAGTCTAGAAAGATTTTCCTTTGGCTTTGTTAGAGCCAGGATTTCAACTGACACACTACCAGCCGTTATCATCAGGAGTGgtacagtaagaaaaaaatctattattttcACAACGGACTGCGTTCAACATAAAACACTTGCTACGTCTATCTCAAATCTGCTCAACTGCAAGATCCTGTTCTGTTCATCCCAACTACAGGCATGAGAGCCGTAGCAGAACATCAGACGTTGAGATGCACAGGCAGAGCTATGATTAGTGTGAAATCACAATCCTTAAACCGGGCACGAGGAGATACTTAAACCATCTTAAGTCCACCTGGACATACTAGAGTAGGATTTGAAATGCTCTAATGTGGAAGAATTATCACCAAGATGTTCTTCATAAAAAAGAGGCTCCTTTGGAATAACTTCACAGGTAATGCTAAGCAGTATCCATGTATGTAACAGCAGAAACATATTTGGGAATTCAAGCATGATGTGTAGAAATGACACCAAGACATCAACAGCATAAAACATTAAGATGTTGAAGTAAATTTTTTGGCCAATCATTATTCTCACACCTTTGAGTTTTTCCTCTCCAAACATTTGTTACTTGGGTCATTTAAAATCACATCTCTCCTTAGTATTATGATTTATTAACAAACATCTGTTCACAGAATTTATCAGCCTGGAAATCAACGCAAAACCTTTGCAAACTGCAGATTTTCCTTATCCCTCTCAGTTAGCTACCTTATCGCACACCCCTTTTCATTGCCTTATCAAAGTACTTAATGAAATGTTGAAAAGGGAGATTTTGGTTCTTTTCATTGCTTGTAAAGAAGCATTGGAAATTATCATAATGTTAGTCCAAACCTGACCTCATTACAGTGCAATGAATCAGACTAGAAAGCAGTCTTTGATGCCTAAGAGGAAATATTTAATCTAACAGATTTTTCTAAAAAATGCATTGTAGTCCATACCTCAGTGCTTAAAGGCTGAACAACTGAAAGTGCTCTAGTTGCCCACAGGATATCTCATGCAAGAAATCATACCAGCAGAGATAacatctcctgtcctgtgtcaGGCTTTACCCAAAATCCAGTGCTTTCCTCCAACTTCTCAGGGCCGTGCAGAGGAGCAGAGCCTGGGCACAGGGTCCTTTCCCACAGCAAAGTGCTGACTCAGCTTCAGCCCCAGTTACTCGGCTCCTGCAGGGATCAGCACTGGGCAGCTTGCTCCTGCCATTGGGAGGGCTCCTGCCAAGTGTTTTCTGAAGTTCATTTAAACCTGGAATGAGCTAAAGGAAGCATTGCTCATCTGAAAATATAAATCTTAATTtccatcctcctccttttcccttccctcctcagcCACTCCACTGAACGTAATCTCAATCGTGGGTGATAACGGAGCCCAGAACAGTTCGTACGCAGGGAGAGATCCTAAATACAGAGGGGGAACAGGCAATTTTCCCAGCAGCCAAAGGTTTGAGCAGAGCCCCTGTGTGCAGCTCCCCAGGGGCTCGTCCCTCCTGCCCCACGTCCCGTCTCTGCTtttgccacagcagcagcacaacaCAGGTACAGACCAGCACCTCGGTCCCTGTCCTCTGGGGCGGGGCAAACCAGAGGTGTTAATGGGATGCCCTGGATACAGGTTGGTGCAGAATTTGCCCTGATTCACTGCAATAAAAATAGGCTCTGTGTCAAACTGGGGTCAGTTTCCCTAAATTGCAGAACGTCTCTCAGACCTAAGAtctataaaaatgtaaaatagtTGTTTGCAAATAGGGTTTAAATCAGCGTGGAATCACCCAGTTTAGATGTGCATTGAAATGGGAAAGCCCTGAACCAAACCTAACAGcatttttttgtaaattaaaagaAGAGAACTTGCACATTAGGGATGGCAAATAAAATGAGGTAAGACTACATATTGCCTAGGGACTACTGGTTGGAGAACTAATTAGGATTATAAACTGAAAGTATGTAAATTAACCAAATATAATTATCTCCTAGTGGCCTTTGGAAATAGGTTACAGGATACTTGTTAGCAAAATTGCTCAAATGCCTGGAAGTCATTCAAAGCAAGCCATAAGCAATTTAAACTcctctttttgctttattttcaattGTTTTCAAAGCAGTTACTCTATTAAGGATTTATTGGAACATAAACTAATTAGagagaaaacccaaaaaaaacaaaaggtagaAGGTGTCACAGCAGATGCTGCACCCTCCCATTCTGACAGCCCTGCTTTTATTAAACGTAAATTTTTAATATGACAAGACAGCAAAGACTCTGTGGTTTCATCCCAGCAGTTTCACTTCTCCATCAGAACAGCTTCTGTGAGCTTCCAGCCTGAGTTAATCTGGAAGAGTGGCTTCCTTGCACAAGTACCGATCCACAGCTCTACCGGCTTTCTGAAGATGTGTTCACTGTTCAAATGCAAACATGCAGAATTAATGCGCCTTTTCTCCAAGTGTCCGTCATGACACAAAGTAGTACCAGATTCAGGGGCTTCTGCAGGGAAAGCTGCTCTCTCCCAGTTCATGTTGTCAGAAACACAAGATTGGCCACTAGAGAGACTGATGGTAATCAAGACAGTAGTATATCTTatataagaacaacaacaacaacaacaaaataaagggGGGGGTCACATGAATCAGCTGGGCTGATTTCATACTGAAGCACGAGGGCTTTAGTATACAGGCCTGACACAAAGCCCACTTATCTGATCTAAAAGTCTCCAAGCAATCTCAAAAGATTTGAAAATAGACTGTAACTTATATATGGTTAACTACCTTAATTGTACTAGTGAAGCATATGAAGAGAAGGGCCATCACAGCTTTGCATATCATAGCAGAATTTAATTTTCTGCTGCTAACCATACCTCCCAAATACCCTCTAACGGTCACTGCTTAAAAATACATTCACCACCCTGAAGCCCTGCTAGCATCCTGCCACCCACCCCAAGCTGTACCCTCCCTCTAAAAGCACTGGGAGATCTGTGGGAGCTCATATTGCAAAACAAATAATGCAACAGTGTCTGTTGCAGGACTGATCATAAACCCACTAATGGCCAAGCTGACAATTTGGCATGTACCACTCAGAAGGGTTCTTGTGTCAACTCCTCCTCTCGGGTGCTACACCTTCTTTCTGGAATCCTAAAATGGCCCAAACACTGGAAACGTAGTCATTTCTGTAGTATAAAGAGATGCAATCACCTGCTCTGAAAAGTACGTcgaaaatgcaaaaccaaaattaATTAAAAGCTACTGGATTCAATCTGCCAGTTTTGAATATTGGAAATTAAAGCTTTGTCCAAGGTCCTAAATTAGTACATCAAAATCATGAATCTGAGAGCATAATTGCAACGCTCTTCACTGATCCAGTCCAAAATGGGTACAAAGTTATATTGGTTTCCTACGAAAAACTGTGTTGTCTTCTGAGACACAAAATTATTTAGAGGAGACTTAACCAAAGGAATTATTAATGAAAATGTTGACCTGGCAACAATGCTCCAATTAGTGTTTTCACTTACAAAAATATAATGccgatattatttaaaaaaaaaaaaaaaatcattgtagcTCCACTGGAGTTAAAACCCAAGTAAAAATCAGAGCTGATATTCTTTTTCCTTCCACGCAAACACAAAGTAATTTCTAAAAGATAACTGAATTTCTCCGGTACCTTCCTCAAGCACCTTTATGCAAACATGAAAAATCAAGCAAGCCCAAACAGCCCATACCTATTTCTCCCAGCAGATGATGTTGGCCTTAATTCATGCTCTTCTCACACCCTACCTCCCATTTCTCCAATTTCTGGGAAAAAATGAGTCAGTTAAGTCAGAAAGGGACCAGAAAGAATAATCCCTACAGTTTCCAGTTGGGTCTGGGCCCAGCTATGATGAGGGATCAATTACATAAGCAGGAAATTACATACgtaatgcacacacacaaaaaagccagATCTGGCTCTGCTTGTATGTTTTGATTTTGTGTTTAGTTCTTAAGGATCAAAAAAGGACCTAGTCCACCTCACATATGATAAGTACATAA from Patagioenas fasciata isolate bPatFas1 chromosome 10, bPatFas1.hap1, whole genome shotgun sequence includes the following:
- the PDZRN3 gene encoding E3 ubiquitin-protein ligase PDZRN3 isoform X1; protein product: MGFELDRFSGEVDPDFKCNLCNKVLEDPLTTPCGHVFCAGCVLPWVVQQGSCPVNCQRISTKELNHVLPLKSLILKLDIKCDNHARGCEAVVPLQHLGEHTETCDFSPAKCRNRGCRQVLNLRDVESHMRERCEARPAGLCEQGCGLMLTHGERRAGGHGCLRALRAHGAALQARAAALEKALKKEALRAGKREQSLLSRLAAAQLELQVTALRYQKRFTQYSARLDALARARAASPGKGEETKALTLVLHRDSGSLGFNIIGGRPCMDNQDGSSSEGIFVSKIVDTGPAAKEGGLQIHDRIIEVNGKDLSKATHEQAVEAFKTAKEPIVVQVLRRTPRTKGFAPHESQLVDVGTQTDITFEHIMALSKMGSPTPPVSMLDPYLLPEDHPSVHEYYDPNDYMGGIHQEMDRDELELEEVDLHRVNSQDKLGLTVCYRTDDEDDMGIYVSEIDPNSIAAKDGRLREGDRIIQINGIEVQNREEAVALLTSEESKNISLLVARPEIQLDEGWMDDDRNDFLDDLHMDMLEEQHHQAMQFTASMLQQKKHEEDGGTTDTATILSNQHEKDSGVGRTDDSTRNDESSEQENNADDHTTSSNTLGSEKKLTYSHDTLGSGDMQFSNESFISADCTDVDFLGIPVDECERFRELLELKCQVKSANPYSLYYHNSTLDMSKSDQESVDRELEMLNEELRHIELECLNIVRAHKMQQLKDQYREPWMLHNSGFRNYNTSIDVRRHELSDITELPEKSDKDSSSAYNTGESCRSTPLTLEMSPDNSLRRTAEGINCQGNEGAAAYSVSQNNLFASSESHESSTSKSHASAKDPDLGKQLESKERKASDGSKSPTHGQKPSGSYVSPYHHSPYKHAHIPAHAQHYQSYMQLIQQKSAVEYAQSQMSLVSMCKDFNSSQSEPRMEWKVKVRSDGTRYITKRPVRDRLLRERAIKIKEERSGMTTDDDAISEMKMGRYWSKEERKQHLVKAKEQRRRREFMMQSRLDCLKEQQGAEEKKEMNIIELSHKKMMKKRNKKIFDNWMTIQELLTHGTKSPDGTRVYNSFLSVTTV
- the PDZRN3 gene encoding E3 ubiquitin-protein ligase PDZRN3 isoform X2, whose protein sequence is MGCSLCTLQKQEEQYKLLYEVCQVNGKDLSKATHEQAVEAFKTAKEPIVVQVLRRTPRTKGFAPHESQLVDVGTQTDITFEHIMALSKMGSPTPPVSMLDPYLLPEDHPSVHEYYDPNDYMGGIHQEMDRDELELEEVDLHRVNSQDKLGLTVCYRTDDEDDMGIYVSEIDPNSIAAKDGRLREGDRIIQINGIEVQNREEAVALLTSEESKNISLLVARPEIQLDEGWMDDDRNDFLDDLHMDMLEEQHHQAMQFTASMLQQKKHEEDGGTTDTATILSNQHEKDSGVGRTDDSTRNDESSEQENNADDHTTSSNTLGSEKKLTYSHDTLGSGDMQFSNESFISADCTDVDFLGIPVDECERFRELLELKCQVKSANPYSLYYHNSTLDMSKSDQESVDRELEMLNEELRHIELECLNIVRAHKMQQLKDQYREPWMLHNSGFRNYNTSIDVRRHELSDITELPEKSDKDSSSAYNTGESCRSTPLTLEMSPDNSLRRTAEGINCQGNEGAAAYSVSQNNLFASSESHESSTSKSHASAKDPDLGKQLESKERKASDGSKSPTHGQKPSGSYVSPYHHSPYKHAHIPAHAQHYQSYMQLIQQKSAVEYAQSQMSLVSMCKDFNSSQSEPRMEWKVKVRSDGTRYITKRPVRDRLLRERAIKIKEERSGMTTDDDAISEMKMGRYWSKEERKQHLVKAKEQRRRREFMMQSRLDCLKEQQGAEEKKEMNIIELSHKKMMKKRNKKIFDNWMTIQELLTHGTKSPDGTRVYNSFLSVTTV